Within the Sulfitobacter sp. JL08 genome, the region GCGGCACCACGCGAATAATCACCCGTGTTCGGGTTGATCGTAGACCCGATCATCGATGTTACCAGCAGCCCGGTGCCCATATCGCGTATCAGGTCTTCCTTGCTGTGGGTGCCCTGGGTCAGTGCCACATTCCAGTTTGACGGTGAAGGCGGGCCGGATGTACCGCGTGCCGCGTTTGCGGTGGACACCATGCCCAGCTTGCGCGCTGTCGCCAGATCAAGTGTCCATCCGGTCAAAACACCGTTTTCGATGATGTTGCGCGGTCTGGTGGCCAGACCTTCGGCGTCAAATGGGCGCGATCCGGATGTCCGGATACGGTGCGGGTCTTCAACCAGCGAAAGATGTGCCGGCAAAACCGTCTGGCCCAGCGCATCGCGCAGCCAGGATGCACCACGCGCAATTGCGATACCGTTGATCGCGGACAGAAGATGCCCGATCAAAGACGACGAAATGCGTTCGTCAAACAGCACCGGATAGGAGCCGGTCGGGGGTTGTACCGCGCCGATCCGGGCCAGTGCGCGGGTGCCGGCGGTTTCGCCGATATCTTCGGGGGCGCGCAAATCGGACTGGAACAGGCGGCTGTCCCCGTCATAGTCGCGTTCCATTCCCGTGCCGGTACCTGCAATGGCAACGCAGGATATCGCGCGATCCGTGCGGCTGTATCCACCGGAAAACCCGTTTGTGGCCGCCAGATGCACCTGACGTGCGCCATAGGCCGCGGATGCGGATTGCACCTGCGTAACCCCCCTGACACCCAGTGCCGCCGCTTCGGCGCGCTCGGCATCCTGTTGCAATTCCGCCGGATCGGGTTCGGCCGCAGGATCGGCCAGTTCCAGTGCAGAAATATCCCAGTCACGCGCCAGTTCCGCAGGATCCGCCAGACCGATATGCGGATCTTCCAGCGCCTCGCGTGCCATTGCAACGGCGCGCTGTGCCATTTCCGTCAGGGTCTGGGGCCGCGTGTCGGAAGCGGACACATTGGCCTGCCGCTGACCCACCAGAACCCGCAACCCGATATCGATACCTTCGGACCGTTCGGCCTGTTCCAGCCGTCCAGCACGCACATCGATCGAAACGGATGTGCCCTGCACGGCCATTGCATCCGCATTGTCCGCGCCTGCCTTTTGCGCGGCCTGCAAAAGATCGTTCGTCAGTTGCTCCAAAGATCGGGTCATGTTCTGCCTTTACCGTTTCCAATCCCGAGGTAGCGCCGCTGGCCCCCACCCGCAAGGGGACAGGATGGAAAGGAGTGTCATGCAAGCATGGCGCAGTCTTTTCATCTGACAGGGTCTGGCCTGTTTCGAACGCGCTCTGTGATCAAATACACGGCGTCACGGCGGGAAATCGCGCAAGTTTTCTGCAACGCAGAATAATTTGTCATGCAATTCTGTTCTTATCGGAAGGAGCGGCTATCTAATGGGTCAGGAGAGCGGATACATGATCCCAGACACAGCGCATGATCTGCTTATTCGCCGACTTTGGGCCGTTGACCAAGAAGCGATCAGCAATCACCTTCTACGACTTGACGCCGAAACGCGGCGTGTCCGCTTTGGCGGTGCTGTCAACGATGAGAGCGTCAAGGCATATGCACGACGTATTCTGCGTTACGACAGCATCGTTTGTGGCGCCTTCAGCAGCGGTACCCTCAGAGCAATTGCGGAATTGCGCGGTCTCTACCGGTCTTGGCCCGCAATGGCCGAAGCCGCGTTTTCCGTTGAACCGGATTGGCAGAACGGGGGCATCGGCGATGCCTTGTTCGAGCGTGTTATTGCGTTCGCCCGAAATCGGGGCGTCAAAACGCTGTACATGACGTGTCTTCGGGAAAACGAACGGATGCGGCATCTTGCAGCCAAACACCACGCCCAGTTATATTTTTGCCCCGGTGAAGTCGAAGCAACTCTTGATCCGAATTGGCCAACTCCGCTTTCGGTCGCCATCGAAATCGCGGACGAAACCAGAGGACTGACACAGGCGATGTTTCGTTGGCCCGCCATGTGGCAACAAACCCATCTGCGAAACCAGGGCTTCTTGCGGGCTGGGACGGAAAATAAATCTGAAAATGGGATATGAAAAAAAGGGGCCGCAGGATCGCGACCCCTTTGTTTTCAGGGGTGATTGAAACCCTTACTGAATGCGCTGTCCATTGGCCAGAACGTGGCCCTGATCGTTGATTTCGATCTTGGAATTCAGTGTATCGGCACCTTCTCCGGGAACAGCGAACAAGCCCATCATCATGCGCGCGCCCATCGCCTGTTCTTCGGGCAGCATGCCCATGCCGACCAGCTTGTCGATCAGCCCGTTGCCACCGACCAGTTTCAGATCGACAGATCCGGTCGGTTTCGGCATCCCGTTGAACTCTTGTGTATTATCAAAGGTAAAGCTGCCCTTGCCACTTAGCGCGGCGCCGGCGACGGAGACCAGCAGATTGCGCAGTTCAAGCGAATTCAACTCTCCGGGAACGGTGCCAGATGCTTCCATCGCGGCGGTGGCATCGGGGTCCATGAAATCAACCAGAACCTTGGCTTTGCCCGCAAGATCAATGTTGATGGTTGCCGGATCGCGCGGCAGCGCACCGGACGGATCAAACATGTTCCACAACGTGTCATCCATTGCGAAATTGCCCAATGTGATCGCCAGACCAAAATCCTGTTCTTCGTCGGATTTTGCAATTGGCACGGACAATTTGAACAGGGTTTCGTCCATCGTGGCCGACAACCCGAACGGAATTTGCGCGCCGGTGACGTTGATCGCCGAATTGCGCGATGTCACATCATATGACAGTGTTTCCCCGTCCATTGATGCCGCCAGCGAACCGCCCTGCGATGAAGTGGTACCGCTGAAATTGCCATCCACGGGATCCTGAACGTTGAATTCCGAATTGCCGCTTTGATAATCAAAGCTGCCGTCAAACGCGAAACCGTCCTTGAACATCGCTGCCACATCAGAGCTGTCCAGCACCAATGGCAATGTTC harbors:
- a CDS encoding TldD/PmbA family protein, which gives rise to MTRSLEQLTNDLLQAAQKAGADNADAMAVQGTSVSIDVRAGRLEQAERSEGIDIGLRVLVGQRQANVSASDTRPQTLTEMAQRAVAMAREALEDPHIGLADPAELARDWDISALELADPAAEPDPAELQQDAERAEAAALGVRGVTQVQSASAAYGARQVHLAATNGFSGGYSRTDRAISCVAIAGTGTGMERDYDGDSRLFQSDLRAPEDIGETAGTRALARIGAVQPPTGSYPVLFDERISSSLIGHLLSAINGIAIARGASWLRDALGQTVLPAHLSLVEDPHRIRTSGSRPFDAEGLATRPRNIIENGVLTGWTLDLATARKLGMVSTANAARGTSGPPSPSNWNVALTQGTHSKEDLIRDMGTGLLVTSMIGSTINPNTGDYSRGAAGLWIENGKISHPVNECTIAGNLRDMLARLIPANDARTHLSRVVPSLLVEGMTLAGK
- a CDS encoding GNAT family N-acetyltransferase encodes the protein MIPDTAHDLLIRRLWAVDQEAISNHLLRLDAETRRVRFGGAVNDESVKAYARRILRYDSIVCGAFSSGTLRAIAELRGLYRSWPAMAEAAFSVEPDWQNGGIGDALFERVIAFARNRGVKTLYMTCLRENERMRHLAAKHHAQLYFCPGEVEATLDPNWPTPLSVAIEIADETRGLTQAMFRWPAMWQQTHLRNQGFLRAGTENKSENGI
- a CDS encoding DUF2125 domain-containing protein, giving the protein MLISKHVGTASALALILGTQTASADVTAQDIWSDWRGYLEGMGYSVDANESSSSGVLTVSDITMSMVMPDDEETVAIELDTISFAENGDGTVSIQFPEVMPIKITGDVESGSPATAQIDYSQSGFNMVASGAPDDVTYTYSADRIAMALASLNVEGENVSEEDVRFRVDMADIAGTHVMKTADVRTYNQASNIGTISYELDVTDRENDGRGAFKGTINGITANGNGTLPLVLDSSDVAAMFKDGFAFDGSFDYQSGNSEFNVQDPVDGNFSGTTSSQGGSLAASMDGETLSYDVTSRNSAINVTGAQIPFGLSATMDETLFKLSVPIAKSDEEQDFGLAITLGNFAMDDTLWNMFDPSGALPRDPATINIDLAGKAKVLVDFMDPDATAAMEASGTVPGELNSLELRNLLVSVAGAALSGKGSFTFDNTQEFNGMPKPTGSVDLKLVGGNGLIDKLVGMGMLPEEQAMGARMMMGLFAVPGEGADTLNSKIEINDQGHVLANGQRIQ